In the Kaistella sp. 97-N-M2 genome, one interval contains:
- the bglX gene encoding beta-glucosidase BglX, which translates to MKLNKTLTGIATFLLMTQLNAQNKSYLDQSKPLEERISLLLKEMTLEEKVGQMNQYNGFWEVTGPAPKGGTAELKYDHLKKGWVGSMLTVRGVKEVRAVQKIVVEETRLGIPLIIGFDVIHGYKTLSPIPLAEAASWDLEAIKKSAQVAALEASASGINWTFGPNVDVTHEARWGRIMEGAGEDPFLGSKIAKARVQGFQGDTKADLLKTNTIAATAKHFAAYGYAEAGLEYNRVEMGNAELYNMVLPPFKAAKEAGVRSFMNGFNLLNGIPVTGSGFLQRKILKKDWKFDGFVITDYSSIREMIAHGFAKDESDAATKAVVAGADMDMESYIYVAELAKLVREGKVKQELIDDAVTRILRVKFELGLFDDPYKYLDEKREKESIGTKASHEAVLDMARKSIVLLKNDKNLLPLKKSGQKIALIGELAADKNSPLGSWRIASDDNTAVSVLEGLQKYKGNQLTYEKGADVAPGKTTFIDEVKINTADTSEFEAAKTAAKNADVVIIVLGEHGFQSGEGRSRTDLGLPGVQQELLEEVYNVNPNIVLVLNNGRPLAIPWAAENIPAIVEAWQLGTETGNAVAEVLYGDYNPGGKLPVTFPRNVGQLPVYYNHYSTGRYNNTDGLVFWSHYIDSDKTPQFAFGHGLSYTTFEYSDLKIEKPEYQKGDPVKISVKVSNTGNYDGKEIVQLYIHDVTASLARPVKELKGFENVFLRKGETKTVNFVLTDAELGFYTNEAQYLVEPGTFEIFVGGSSDKTLTSQFELK; encoded by the coding sequence ATGAAACTCAATAAAACACTCACCGGAATCGCAACGTTTTTACTTATGACTCAGTTAAATGCTCAGAACAAATCTTATTTAGACCAATCAAAACCTCTTGAAGAGCGCATTTCTTTGTTACTGAAAGAGATGACTTTGGAAGAAAAAGTCGGACAGATGAATCAGTACAACGGCTTTTGGGAAGTTACGGGACCTGCGCCGAAAGGTGGCACGGCAGAACTTAAGTACGACCATCTTAAAAAAGGCTGGGTCGGCTCCATGCTCACCGTTCGTGGTGTGAAGGAAGTTAGAGCCGTACAGAAAATTGTGGTAGAAGAAACGCGCCTGGGCATTCCTTTGATTATTGGTTTTGATGTCATTCACGGATACAAAACTTTAAGTCCGATTCCTCTGGCAGAAGCCGCAAGCTGGGATTTGGAGGCCATTAAAAAATCTGCGCAGGTTGCAGCTTTGGAAGCTTCCGCCTCCGGAATTAACTGGACTTTCGGGCCGAACGTTGATGTGACGCACGAAGCGCGATGGGGCAGAATAATGGAAGGTGCGGGCGAAGATCCCTTTCTCGGAAGTAAAATTGCAAAAGCCAGAGTTCAGGGTTTTCAGGGCGATACAAAAGCTGATCTGCTGAAAACCAATACCATTGCAGCGACCGCCAAACATTTCGCTGCGTACGGTTATGCCGAAGCAGGCTTGGAATACAACAGGGTGGAAATGGGCAATGCCGAACTGTACAATATGGTTTTACCGCCTTTTAAAGCCGCAAAAGAGGCGGGCGTAAGGAGTTTTATGAACGGCTTCAATCTCCTTAATGGAATTCCGGTGACGGGAAGCGGTTTTCTGCAAAGAAAAATCCTAAAAAAAGACTGGAAATTCGATGGTTTTGTGATTACGGATTACTCATCTATCCGCGAAATGATTGCGCACGGCTTTGCCAAAGATGAAAGTGATGCCGCTACAAAAGCCGTCGTCGCGGGCGCTGACATGGATATGGAATCTTACATCTATGTCGCCGAACTTGCGAAATTGGTGAGAGAAGGAAAAGTAAAACAGGAATTGATCGATGACGCGGTAACGAGAATCCTGCGCGTGAAGTTTGAACTGGGATTATTTGACGATCCCTACAAATATCTGGACGAAAAAAGAGAAAAAGAATCCATCGGCACAAAAGCCAGTCACGAAGCCGTTTTGGATATGGCGAGAAAGTCCATCGTACTTTTAAAGAATGATAAAAACCTCTTGCCGCTGAAAAAATCCGGGCAAAAAATCGCTTTAATCGGGGAACTTGCGGCGGACAAAAACAGTCCGCTGGGAAGCTGGAGAATTGCGTCGGACGACAATACGGCAGTTTCTGTTTTGGAAGGTCTGCAAAAATACAAAGGCAATCAACTTACCTACGAAAAAGGCGCCGATGTCGCCCCTGGAAAAACAACCTTTATCGACGAAGTTAAAATCAATACAGCGGATACGTCAGAATTTGAAGCCGCGAAAACTGCAGCCAAAAATGCAGATGTTGTGATTATAGTTTTAGGCGAACACGGTTTCCAGAGTGGCGAAGGACGAAGCAGAACCGACCTTGGTTTGCCCGGCGTGCAGCAGGAACTTTTAGAAGAAGTTTATAACGTGAATCCGAATATCGTTTTGGTGTTGAATAATGGCAGACCTCTTGCGATCCCATGGGCAGCGGAAAATATTCCGGCCATTGTAGAAGCCTGGCAACTGGGGACAGAAACCGGCAATGCCGTGGCAGAAGTGCTTTACGGCGATTATAATCCCGGCGGAAAACTGCCCGTAACCTTTCCGCGAAATGTGGGGCAATTGCCTGTTTATTACAACCATTACAGTACGGGAAGATACAACAACACCGATGGTTTGGTATTTTGGTCGCACTACATAGATTCAGACAAAACGCCGCAGTTTGCTTTCGGGCACGGTTTAAGTTATACGACGTTTGAATATTCAGATTTAAAAATAGAAAAGCCGGAGTACCAAAAAGGCGATCCTGTAAAAATCTCTGTAAAAGTTTCCAACACCGGAAATTACGACGGCAAAGAAATCGTTCAACTTTACATTCACGATGTCACCGCGAGTTTGGCAAGACCCGTGAAAGAGCTGAAAGGTTTTGAAAATGTTTTTCTGAGAAAAGGCGAGACCAAAACCGTGAACTTTGTGCTGACGGACGCGGAATTAGGTTTTTACACCAACGAAGCCCAATATTTGGTAGAACCGGGGACGTTCGAAATCTTTGTGGGCGGAAGTTCGGATAAAACGCTGACGTCTCAGTTCGAATTGAAGTAA
- a CDS encoding cellulase family glycosylhydrolase, producing MKISAIRIFIAAFTIFFLSSCSSRKFITTTENNFIKNGKPYHYIGANYWYGAMLGAKSGDRARLIEELDELKAHGIANLRILASSEGGDQDFTVRPATQYQQGKYNPELLEGLDFVLAEMRKRNMDAVLYLTNNWEWSGGIAKYLEWNGYGTVPNPNLSPNTWPQFMAYTDQFQECEPCKEAFLKHIRFMVGRTNSVNGVKYSEDQTIMSWEVANEPRIGTAQHEAAFTKWLNDVATTIKKLDKNHLVTTGSEGKAGSNEDIQAFERTHNSPNIDYLTMHIWPKNWGWYNIDDEKNSTQTSISETVNYMKEHIEVAKSLKKPLVLEEFGFPRTRESLSKSSSVENRNTYYKAIFEEMEKSIAKKEPFTALNIWGYGGLGKNNPADGKWKEGDDYTADPPQEPQGLNSIFSTDTTTLHLIKEFDQKINQE from the coding sequence ATGAAAATATCTGCAATCCGAATTTTTATCGCCGCGTTTACAATTTTCTTTCTGAGTTCCTGCTCTTCGCGGAAATTCATTACGACCACCGAAAATAATTTCATAAAAAATGGCAAGCCTTATCATTATATTGGCGCGAATTACTGGTACGGAGCGATGCTCGGCGCAAAATCGGGCGACAGAGCGCGACTGATCGAAGAACTGGACGAACTGAAAGCGCATGGAATTGCCAATTTAAGAATTTTAGCAAGTTCCGAAGGTGGCGATCAGGACTTTACCGTTCGGCCTGCAACCCAATATCAACAGGGAAAATACAATCCGGAACTACTGGAAGGTCTGGATTTTGTGCTCGCCGAAATGCGCAAAAGAAACATGGATGCCGTACTTTATCTTACCAATAATTGGGAATGGAGCGGCGGCATTGCGAAATATCTGGAATGGAACGGTTACGGAACAGTTCCCAATCCTAATTTGTCACCGAACACCTGGCCGCAATTCATGGCGTATACGGACCAGTTTCAGGAATGCGAACCCTGCAAAGAGGCTTTTTTGAAACATATCAGATTCATGGTGGGCAGAACAAATTCTGTGAACGGCGTTAAATACTCGGAAGACCAAACCATTATGTCCTGGGAAGTGGCGAACGAACCGCGCATCGGAACGGCTCAGCACGAAGCAGCATTCACCAAATGGTTGAACGACGTCGCGACTACAATTAAAAAATTAGATAAAAATCATTTGGTGACCACAGGTTCTGAAGGAAAAGCCGGTTCGAATGAAGACATCCAGGCCTTCGAAAGAACGCACAACAGTCCAAATATCGATTATTTAACCATGCACATCTGGCCGAAAAACTGGGGCTGGTACAACATCGACGACGAAAAAAATTCAACGCAGACTTCCATTTCCGAAACTGTTAATTACATGAAAGAACATATCGAAGTTGCGAAATCTTTGAAGAAACCTCTCGTCCTGGAAGAGTTTGGATTTCCACGTACGAGAGAAAGTCTTTCCAAAAGTTCTTCCGTGGAAAACCGAAACACGTATTACAAAGCCATTTTCGAAGAGATGGAAAAATCCATCGCGAAGAAAGAACCTTTCACCGCGCTCAATATTTGGGGTTACGGCGGTCTGGGAAAAAATAATCCCGCCGACGGCAAATGGAAAGAGGGCGACGATTATACCGCCGATCCGCCGCAGGAACCGCAGGGTTTAAATTCTATCTTTTCTACGGACACCACTACACTGCACCTTATTAAAGAATTCGATCAAAAAATAAATCAGGAGTAA
- a CDS encoding AGE family epimerase/isomerase produces the protein MEERKLHLKEKAHRELLRILDYWMHNAVDEENGGFIGEINFKNEKNFSAEKGAVLHARILWTFSAAYDLLKDEKYLEVAQRAFDYILTHFYNEEFGGIYWSINCDGTPKDTKNQIYALAFTIYGLTEFYKITANENALKAAQNLFEKIEEHSHDKDKGGYLEAFTENWADIEDLRLSEKDANEKKTMNTHLHIVEAYANLYLVWPDESVKKAIAEILRITETHFIDAESWHLKLFFNENWIEKEDVISYGHDIEAAWLLLWCAEVIDDEELIKNYKKYAVKLSDATMEGIDSDGGLWYEYEPQEERFIAEKHWWPQAELWIGMINAWQISGEEKYFSIAEKNYGFVEKYILDETHDEWIWGINEDYSPIKKAKIGFWKCPYHNSRACMELLKRL, from the coding sequence ATGGAAGAAAGAAAACTTCACTTAAAGGAAAAAGCCCACCGAGAACTTCTGCGAATTCTGGATTACTGGATGCACAATGCTGTGGATGAGGAAAACGGTGGATTTATTGGAGAGATCAACTTTAAAAACGAAAAAAATTTCAGCGCCGAGAAAGGCGCTGTTTTGCATGCACGGATTTTATGGACCTTTTCTGCGGCTTATGATTTACTGAAAGACGAAAAATATCTGGAAGTGGCGCAGCGTGCTTTTGATTATATTCTGACGCATTTTTATAATGAAGAATTCGGCGGTATTTACTGGAGCATCAATTGCGATGGCACTCCGAAAGACACGAAAAATCAAATTTATGCCCTGGCCTTTACCATTTATGGGCTTACAGAATTTTATAAAATAACGGCAAACGAAAATGCTTTGAAAGCCGCGCAAAACCTTTTTGAAAAGATTGAAGAACACAGCCACGACAAGGACAAGGGCGGCTATCTGGAAGCCTTTACGGAAAATTGGGCAGACATTGAAGATCTGCGTTTAAGCGAAAAAGACGCAAACGAAAAGAAAACCATGAATACGCATCTGCATATTGTAGAAGCGTACGCCAATCTTTATCTCGTCTGGCCGGACGAAAGCGTGAAAAAAGCCATTGCAGAAATCCTTCGCATCACCGAAACCCATTTTATCGACGCGGAATCGTGGCATTTAAAACTCTTCTTTAATGAAAACTGGATCGAAAAAGAAGATGTCATTTCCTACGGCCACGACATTGAAGCCGCGTGGCTTTTATTGTGGTGCGCTGAGGTAATTGATGACGAAGAATTAATTAAAAACTATAAAAAATACGCCGTTAAACTTTCTGATGCGACGATGGAAGGCATCGACAGCGATGGCGGACTTTGGTACGAATACGAGCCGCAGGAGGAAAGATTCATCGCCGAAAAACATTGGTGGCCCCAGGCAGAATTGTGGATCGGAATGATCAACGCGTGGCAGATTTCCGGCGAAGAAAAATATTTTTCGATCGCGGAAAAAAATTACGGGTTTGTTGAAAAATATATTTTAGATGAAACACACGACGAATGGATTTGGGGCATTAACGAAGATTATTCGCCAATAAAAAAAGCTAAAATTGGTTTCTGGAAATGTCCTTATCACAACTCGCGCGCGTGTATGGAACTCCTGAAACGGCTTTAA
- a CDS encoding glycosidase yields MNTMNASDLFLKRRTELEEEYSSLIAKPNKPADEVPNGIYTRYENPVVTAKHVPLDWRYDFNPATNPFMLERIGYNAAFNAGAIKFQGKYILCVRTEGNDRKSFFAIAESDNGIDNFKYWDKPCVIPQIDGQPDTNAYDMRLTLHEDGWIYGIFCTERKDPSAAAGDTSSAIANAGIVRTKDLVNFERLPDLVSTSGQQRNVVLHPEFVDQKYALYTRPQDGFIEVGNGGGIGLGFVEDMANPVVKDERIIFGKNYHTIYELKNGLGPAPIKTSEGWMHLAHGVRNTAAGLRYTLYMFMTDLNDISKVTHVPAGHFMAPHNEERIGDVSNVVFSNGWITDDDGKVYIYYASSDTRMHVAVSDIERLTDYVINSPVDGFTSASSVQNIIELIDRNKGLV; encoded by the coding sequence ATGAATACGATGAACGCCTCAGATCTATTTTTAAAAAGAAGAACAGAACTTGAAGAAGAGTACAGCTCATTGATTGCAAAGCCCAACAAACCTGCAGACGAAGTCCCAAACGGAATCTATACCCGATACGAGAATCCCGTGGTCACCGCGAAACACGTCCCTTTGGATTGGAGGTACGACTTTAATCCTGCCACCAATCCCTTCATGCTGGAAAGAATTGGGTACAACGCCGCGTTCAACGCTGGAGCCATTAAATTTCAGGGCAAGTATATCCTTTGCGTAAGAACAGAAGGAAACGACCGAAAATCTTTTTTTGCCATCGCCGAAAGTGATAACGGAATTGATAATTTCAAATATTGGGATAAACCCTGCGTTATTCCGCAAATTGACGGTCAGCCGGATACGAACGCATACGATATGCGACTTACTCTGCACGAAGATGGCTGGATCTACGGAATTTTCTGTACAGAAAGAAAAGATCCCTCCGCGGCAGCGGGAGATACGAGTTCGGCAATCGCCAACGCGGGAATTGTCCGCACCAAAGACCTTGTTAATTTCGAAAGATTACCGGATCTTGTTTCCACATCAGGGCAACAAAGAAATGTCGTACTTCATCCGGAATTTGTAGATCAGAAATATGCCCTCTACACGCGTCCGCAGGATGGATTTATCGAAGTGGGAAACGGCGGCGGAATCGGTTTGGGTTTCGTAGAAGATATGGCAAATCCCGTTGTTAAGGACGAAAGAATTATTTTCGGTAAAAATTACCACACGATTTACGAGCTGAAAAACGGTCTTGGGCCGGCTCCTATTAAAACGTCCGAAGGCTGGATGCATTTGGCGCATGGCGTGCGCAATACAGCCGCAGGTCTGCGTTACACACTTTACATGTTTATGACGGATTTAAATGATATTTCTAAAGTAACGCACGTCCCGGCGGGCCATTTTATGGCGCCACATAACGAAGAAAGAATCGGCGATGTTTCGAACGTGGTTTTTTCCAACGGCTGGATTACCGATGACGACGGCAAAGTTTACATTTATTATGCGTCCTCCGACACCAGAATGCATGTGGCGGTTTCGGATATCGAACGTTTAACGGATTACGTGATCAATTCTCCGGTTGATGGATTTACTTCTGCGTCTTCGGTTCAGAATATTATTGAACTCATCGACAGGAACAAAGGTTTGGTCTGA
- a CDS encoding MFS transporter, producing MSDKISLKEKIGYGFGDAASSMFWKIFGMYSLFFYTDVFGISAAATGTMFLVARIWDSFFDVFVGIMADRTKTRWGKYRPYILWFAIPFAVMGVFTFYVPEFGTSGKLIYAYITYSLMMIVYSLINVPYASLLGAISGDPEERNKLSSYRMSFAFIGSFITFMLLQPLIDFFSEAFGDQDLSQLNGAADLSVGTSPIGWVMGVGVIGILCVILFFLCFSWTKERVTQIEDESNTSVKKDLKNLFNNAPWWILVSTGLAALLFNAVRDSVAIYYFRDYVKVSYKMANTGWDMTTIYFLVGQAANLIGVMLAPSISKKYGKKKTYMISIFLAGALSVLFYYIPNNIVWILSLQFLISICAGYVLPLLWSMFADIVDHQELLTGRRATGLIFSSSSMSQKLGWALGAALSGWILAWFHYVPDAVNQSAETIFGERLMISLFPAACCILAFVGMMFYPLSDKKVKEISEELNTKRKNHL from the coding sequence ATGTCAGATAAAATTTCGTTAAAAGAAAAAATAGGCTACGGTTTTGGAGACGCCGCTTCCTCTATGTTCTGGAAGATCTTCGGCATGTACTCGCTTTTCTTTTACACCGATGTTTTCGGTATTTCCGCGGCTGCAACGGGGACTATGTTTCTGGTCGCACGAATCTGGGATTCTTTTTTCGATGTATTTGTGGGCATTATGGCAGACCGCACGAAAACGCGGTGGGGAAAATACCGCCCATATATTTTGTGGTTCGCAATTCCATTCGCGGTTATGGGGGTTTTCACTTTTTATGTGCCCGAATTCGGGACGTCCGGAAAGTTAATTTACGCCTACATCACCTACTCTTTGATGATGATTGTGTACTCTTTAATAAATGTTCCGTACGCCTCTTTACTGGGCGCGATTTCGGGTGATCCGGAAGAAAGAAACAAACTCTCCTCCTACCGGATGTCTTTCGCCTTTATAGGAAGTTTTATCACTTTTATGTTGCTGCAGCCGCTGATCGATTTTTTTTCCGAAGCTTTTGGCGATCAGGATCTGAGTCAACTTAATGGTGCCGCCGATCTTTCCGTCGGTACGTCGCCAATCGGCTGGGTAATGGGTGTGGGCGTTATCGGTATCCTCTGTGTCATCCTTTTCTTTCTGTGTTTCAGCTGGACGAAGGAACGCGTTACGCAGATTGAAGACGAAAGCAATACTTCAGTCAAAAAAGACCTGAAGAATCTCTTTAATAACGCACCGTGGTGGATTTTGGTTTCCACAGGTTTGGCGGCACTCCTTTTCAATGCCGTGCGGGACAGCGTTGCGATTTATTACTTCCGCGATTATGTAAAAGTGAGTTATAAAATGGCGAACACGGGTTGGGATATGACGACGATTTACTTTTTGGTCGGCCAGGCCGCCAATCTCATCGGCGTAATGTTAGCGCCCTCCATTTCTAAAAAATACGGCAAAAAGAAAACCTATATGATCTCGATTTTTCTGGCCGGAGCCTTAAGCGTCCTGTTCTATTACATTCCAAATAATATTGTCTGGATCTTGTCGCTTCAGTTTTTAATTTCGATCTGTGCGGGCTACGTTTTACCGTTGCTTTGGTCCATGTTTGCCGATATCGTAGATCATCAGGAACTTTTAACCGGGCGCCGCGCAACAGGACTTATTTTCTCCTCCTCATCCATGTCCCAAAAATTAGGCTGGGCCCTGGGCGCCGCGCTGAGCGGCTGGATTTTGGCGTGGTTTCATTACGTTCCCGATGCGGTGAACCAAAGTGCCGAAACGATTTTTGGCGAAAGATTAATGATCAGCTTATTTCCCGCGGCGTGCTGCATTCTGGCCTTTGTCGGAATGATGTTCTACCCGCTTTCCGATAAAAAAGTAAAAGAAATTTCCGAAGAACTCAATACCAAAAGAAAAAATCACCTCTAA
- a CDS encoding glycoside hydrolase family 26 protein, translating to MTIKSPYKILLCCIVLGLTSCASQNNLTAENRLSDPLATQETVNLYNNLIKLKEKGYLFGHQDDLAYGVTWKYEKGRSDVHDVTGDYPGIYGWDIGGLEYHKAKNIDGVPFDMMKNWIIDSYQKGTVTTLSWHMDNPYTMKNSWDITPGSLASILPNGSKHDLYVSWLDSAAQFLGGLKTSDGTAVPVLYRPFHELTGDWFWWCKNNATPEQFKEIWRFTVDHLRKDKNLHNLIIVYNTADFNSKEEFLEYYPGDGYVDLLSFDKYQYGDPAKDNSFVTSMQKQLQIMNEVASEKKMPIALAETGYEQIPYPKWWTDTLNKAVGDYKISFLLVWRNHGWQEKEKKMHYYAPYKGQASEKDFIDYYNQPNTLFGKDLTHKNLYKNVR from the coding sequence ATGACGATTAAATCTCCCTATAAAATTTTGCTCTGTTGCATTGTTCTTGGTTTGACTTCCTGTGCTTCCCAAAATAACTTAACCGCTGAAAATCGCCTGTCGGATCCCTTGGCCACGCAGGAAACCGTTAATCTTTACAATAATTTGATAAAGCTTAAAGAAAAAGGTTATCTCTTCGGGCATCAGGACGATTTAGCCTATGGCGTTACGTGGAAATACGAAAAAGGCCGAAGCGACGTGCACGACGTAACAGGCGATTACCCCGGTATTTACGGTTGGGATATCGGCGGCCTGGAATACCACAAGGCTAAGAACATCGATGGCGTGCCGTTCGATATGATGAAAAACTGGATCATCGATTCTTATCAAAAAGGAACGGTAACAACGCTGAGCTGGCACATGGATAATCCATACACGATGAAAAATTCCTGGGATATTACGCCCGGATCTCTGGCTTCCATCTTACCCAACGGCTCCAAGCATGATCTGTATGTTTCCTGGTTGGATTCGGCAGCCCAATTTCTCGGAGGCTTAAAAACTTCCGACGGAACGGCCGTTCCCGTGTTGTACCGCCCTTTTCACGAACTTACCGGCGACTGGTTTTGGTGGTGTAAAAACAATGCGACACCGGAACAGTTTAAAGAAATCTGGAGGTTTACCGTAGACCATTTGAGAAAAGACAAAAATTTGCACAACCTGATTATCGTGTACAATACTGCCGATTTTAATTCAAAAGAAGAATTTCTGGAGTATTATCCCGGAGACGGCTACGTAGATTTACTGAGCTTCGATAAGTATCAGTATGGCGATCCTGCGAAAGATAATTCTTTTGTAACCTCCATGCAGAAGCAACTTCAGATCATGAACGAGGTGGCTTCGGAGAAAAAAATGCCTATCGCGTTGGCAGAAACCGGTTACGAACAGATTCCGTATCCAAAATGGTGGACGGACACTTTAAATAAAGCGGTCGGCGATTATAAGATTTCATTTCTGCTCGTCTGGCGAAATCACGGCTGGCAGGAGAAGGAAAAGAAAATGCATTACTACGCTCCCTACAAAGGTCAGGCGAGCGAAAAAGATTTTATAGACTACTACAATCAGCCCAACACGCTGTTCGGGAAAGATTTAACCCATAAAAACCTCTACAAGAATGTCAGATAA
- a CDS encoding AraC family transcriptional regulator yields the protein MKNEKNFFREIPPLTSTDSFLVFDRVKDNFDFPIHFHPEYELNFIQNGKGVKRIVGDHIEEIEEIELVLVGPNLYHAWETHLCTEKKIHEITIQFDDKLFDENLLSRRIMRPIKEMFNRSSHGILFSKKTSQEVAKRICNLSRLDGMDYFLEILSILHDLATSRNQRILSSFTVDYEKFEVDDRMKIVYDYIQNNFSEKISLEEVSKVALMSPVSFNRFIKKRTNKTFVNYVNDVRIGYSARYLVEKDLSISEVAFRCGFNNIANFNRIFKSIKGVTPSKYREEFNGLKRIL from the coding sequence ATGAAAAACGAGAAAAATTTTTTTAGAGAAATTCCGCCGCTTACCAGCACGGATAGTTTTTTAGTTTTCGACAGGGTAAAAGATAATTTCGATTTCCCCATTCACTTTCACCCGGAGTACGAACTCAATTTTATCCAGAACGGCAAAGGCGTGAAGAGAATCGTAGGCGATCACATCGAAGAAATTGAGGAAATAGAGTTGGTTCTCGTGGGTCCCAATCTTTATCATGCCTGGGAAACGCATCTTTGCACAGAGAAGAAAATCCACGAAATTACAATTCAGTTTGACGATAAACTGTTCGACGAAAATCTGCTCTCGCGGCGGATTATGCGGCCCATCAAAGAAATGTTCAACCGATCGAGCCACGGAATTTTGTTTTCCAAGAAGACCTCGCAGGAGGTGGCAAAAAGAATCTGCAACCTCTCGCGCCTCGATGGAATGGACTATTTTTTGGAGATTCTTTCCATTCTTCACGACCTGGCAACCTCAAGAAACCAGAGAATACTCTCTTCCTTTACCGTTGATTACGAAAAATTTGAGGTCGACGACCGGATGAAAATTGTATACGATTATATTCAGAACAATTTCTCGGAGAAAATTTCCCTCGAAGAAGTCTCCAAAGTGGCTTTGATGAGCCCGGTTTCCTTCAACCGTTTTATAAAGAAGAGAACCAACAAAACTTTTGTTAACTATGTGAACGACGTGAGGATCGGCTATTCTGCGCGCTACCTCGTCGAAAAAGATCTGAGTATTTCCGAAGTGGCGTTCCGGTGCGGCTTTAACAATATCGCCAATTTCAACCGGATCTTCAAAAGCATCAAAGGTGTTACGCCGAGTAAATATCGCGAAGAGTTTAACGGTTTAAAAAGAATTTTATAA